The Prevotella melaninogenica region TCATTGTTGTTGCCTCCTTGTCTTTTTGTACATTGCAGCAAGTACAACACAGCGCAGTTAATAAAATTAGAATGAGATGTTTCATACCTTTATTCTTGTCATTATCTGTTTCTACTTATAGTTCTAAGATTGACGAGACTATGCCTTATTCATATAAGACCTGTGTTGTCTTTCCCAAGTATTCACCCGTTTCCGCATTGAAACTATGTGTAGTGCGCATTCCATGTTCTGTAATATCGATAGACCAACCCGCAGGGATAGTCTTTGATCCGTCAGCACGAGTCGACAGCCAGAAGTAGATGTCAATATTAGGCTCATCGTCCTCTTTTACGAACTTCTCCTGACCTTTTCCCGTTTTCCTGTCTATATACCCCTCATGCTCGAGCCAGCGCAGGATGTTTATAGGTTTCAGGCGCAGCTTCTCAAACTTCTTATCTTCATCGGTTTCTTTTATAAGGTTACCCTGATTGTCATACTCGCGCCAAATACCAATATCGACAGATGAACAGAATAGGCGTTTCCCCGACTTCTTGAGAACTCCGTTTTTATGGAATATTCTTACCTCCTTGTAGTAAGTAAAAGGAGGGATTGTTACCAAAGCATCATAATCCTTATCAAAATACACCTTAACCTGTGTACTATCTCTCTCCACATAAATGGCAAAGCTATCGTCTCCATCTTTACCATTTACTTCCTTGATTTTGCTTTTATAATATTGTACATCGAATCTTTCTGTTGTCTTCATTGTTGTTGTTTTCTTGTTCTTTTGTGCAATACATGACTGTGAAGCTATTAAGAGCAATAAACACAAAGTATATAGTTTCATTCTGTATCTTATTTAATATTTATCTTGTATATATAAAAACATTATTGTAGATTTAACGTCTTTCCATGATTGATAAGTTCTTTCGTTTCTGCATCTATAACAAAATACTCTGGACCATAAATTGTCACACGGCAGACATACCATTTCACATAACTACCTTTATTATGTGTGAAACTAATATGGAATGGTGGATTTGAGAAATCAATCTGCTCTCCCTTTCCCGTTCTTAAATCTATGCATCCTTGTCTCTCCATTCATTGAAGTAAGTCTTTTGGTTTCATCCTTAACTTATCTGATAGTGTACCATTACTTTTTATATTGTAATTTGTAAATGGAATGTTGTTTTACTCTTAGATAGAAATGAATGATGTTATTTTTTGCTTCAGGATGTCAAATGTAGGAAGATAATTTCAGATACACAACAGAGAGACATAAAATATAATGGCTTTAACATTTTGTAATCAATCTCTCTCTGCCTAATATTCTTTTCTGAGTAGGTTGTTTTAATACATAGTGAAAGCAAAGAATGAACAATAAAGAACTTGTCTATGCGTAATGTGCTGTAAATATTTTTCTAACACCTAAAAATCTATTAATACTTAATTGGCTTCGAAAAGACGCCTAATTGACTTGCAAAAGATGCCCTTTAAGCCCCTTACTAACGCCCTTTTGACGGCTAATTAAGCACCTTTTGAAAAGCATCTCAGTAACACGCTGATATCAAATAACTTATGAAGGTATAAAAATCACAGGCTTTCTGGCTCTTTACCTGACTTTTATTTATCTATTTTGTAATTATATTTTTCTGTGTTTTGATAAAAGTACTAACAAACCTTAAACACTTTCAAAGTATGCCTCATAGTCATGCCATTTTATGCTGGATTTATATTGTACTGCTATTTTCATCAGATGTCTGAACAAGTCATATTCTGGCTTTTTACTATCCCTAAACCAACGACAATTAAATTTCCAACAATACTCATTCAAGTATAATTGGAGAAAACGCTCATCGATTTCTTTGTGAATCGCATCAATACTACTACGGCATTCTCCTGTAACGATGTGAACCCATGGCAAGACTTTGGTAACAACCTCGTGAGGGGTGCTCTCAGTCTCAATATGCTGAACAAGACCTGTCAGAGTCTTCTTCAACCCCATGAGATTATGTCCTCCGTCAGAATGTATCTTTGAATCCTGATTCACAGACTTCTCAGCATAAGGCGCCAATGTCTTGTATTTACTATCAGGCAATGCATACATTTTGATATAACGGACAGCTTTCTTCACTTTGCTTCTGTTAGCTTGCTTCATAAGTTTAGAGGCTTTGTTAAATCGTTCTGTGTCAGTATTGTCTGATAGGTATTCGTTTAGGATTGAACCTGCATCTTTACTCTGTGCAATTACCAACACAGGAGTTTTCTTACTCTTAAGGACCTTTTCTCCGCCCTCCTCTGAAATGAAGGAAGTTGAGAAATATGACAAGTCGAGCTCTATCTGGTCAGAGAGTGTATAGATACTGTCCCTCTGCCCCATAATATCTCGCAATTTCATCATCATCAACCATGCGGGAGAGTAATATTCGAGTT contains the following coding sequences:
- a CDS encoding IS1595 family transposase, with translation MLLKDFFQMFPDEDSCENYLRAVREEIGVVCPKCGATKYKWLPRRKSFQCENCGNRIPLTKGTVMEHSKLPLYDWFFTAHMMTSIKQVLSAKEIQHQLELEYYSPAWLMMMKLRDIMGQRDSIYTLSDQIELDLSYFSTSFISEEGGEKVLKSKKTPVLVIAQSKDAGSILNEYLSDNTDTERFNKASKLMKQANRSKVKKAVRYIKMYALPDSKYKTLAPYAEKSVNQDSKIHSDGGHNLMGLKKTLTGLVQHIETESTPHEVVTKVLPWVHIVTGECRSSIDAIHKEIDERFLQLYLNEYCWKFNCRWFRDSKKPEYDLFRHLMKIAVQYKSSIKWHDYEAYFESV